The genome window ACTCATAATCTGGAGGTCGTGGGTTCAAAACCCACCCCCGGCAGACACTCTTTTTTTAAAACCCCGACATGTGTGAGTTTTCGGGGATTTTATAAAGAAATTTTAGAAATTTGGTGAGCAGTTAGAAACCGCGTCAGGGTTGTGAACTTTCTAGCCAAAACCCACCCCGGAATACATACGGTATGCATTAATTTGATTCAAATCTAAGGAATCGATTTGAGGTATTCGCTCTCATTTGCATTGTTATCAGTACATAACATTATGGCAATGGCTCATCTGTCGATGCATATGATTTCTGTGTGATTAATCAACAAGTTTAAGTTATATGTTGTATAAATACAACATATGTTGGAAGAATACAACATTAACCAAACTACGCTGAAAATACTCAGCAATTATCTAGATAACTACAAAAAATCGTTGCACCTAAGAGAAATATCAAGAGAAATCAAGGTGGATGTAAAGGCAACTCAATTACAACTCAAAAAACTGGAAAGGATTAATGTATTATTTAGTACCGTCAAAGGCCGCAACAAAGAGTATACCCTAAACTTGAATAACATAACAACACAGTATTATCTAATGATGGCAGAGACTTTTGTCTCTATTATTTATCTTAAGAAAAACTTTTTGATAAAGAAGATCATTGGAGAAATCGGAAATAAAATCCATGATCCGGTAATCTTGTTCGGCAGCTTTGCAAAGAGTACCCATACAAAAGACAGTGACGTAGACCTATTCATCATAAGCGATAAAAAGATCAAAACTAGCATAACCCTTGAAGCTGGCAATCTAGTAGGAAGAGAAATAAACTTGAAATCTACAAACAGAGATCGATTTATGAATGGATTGAGAAGTAACGATCCACTCATAAAAGAAGTTGTTTCAAACCACATCATTCTCAAGGGCATAGACGAATTCTGCGATATCATGTGGAATTACCATGTCGTATGATAAAAAATATTTCAAGTGGTGCGCAAGCCAAAAGAAAGGCATCAGACTGGTCAAGGAATCGGAGAATTTGCAAAAAGCATACACGAAGAAATCTAACGAAGCCCTGAAATCCATGGATGTCAATGCCAAAGCAGGCATCAATGAGTGGACTATCTCGACTAGTTATTATGCAAAATACTTTGCCATCTACGCTTTATTGTCACGCATAGGAATAAAATGCGAGATACATGACTGCACGATTGCTTTATTCGGCCATCTATTTGGAGATGTTATTCCACAAACGTTTATTCAAAATTTGAAACAGGCTAAGGAAGATCGAATAGATGCACAGTATTATACCACTGAAATAAGAATAGATTATTCAGAACTAATCAGGAATACAAAGGATTTCGTTCTCAAGATAGAAGAGATCATCGATAGCCTTAACCCTAAAAAGATCTTAGACATAAGAAAAGAACTCAAAACCATGTGTAATTAGACTAGCCATAAGGAATTGAGGGTGGGTTTACATCAAACTCTTCGAAATGTTGCGGTTTTGAACTTACTCACAACTAACCCAGTCATACATACGGTTATGAACCATTATTCAGAATGCTCAGCAGAATCAAGTGGGATTCACTCCAGCAGCGAGTGATGGTCCAAGTCAGAAACAGGCAGAAAACCAAATTGTGTGGCTTAGAATACCACTTTCATTTTTTAAAAATGAATTACCGCATTCAAAATCCTGTTTATTAACTAAAAGTAGTGTATTTACCACATGCTAGTTTTAGGTGACAGTAAAGATTTCACTCCAAGGTATGAATCCCTTCCAAATAACGATTCCAGAAAAAAACGGATTAGAGATGTTAAAGACGCATTAGAAAGTGATCAAATTATTGGAGATCCCATCCCATTCGATAGATGGCCTAAAAAGTTTCGTAAAGAATTTGACTGTTTGTATCGTGTCAGACTATCTGATTCTGACAGATTGCTATACACCATTACAGTAGATCCAAGAACAAACGAAAAAGTTGCGTTATTGCTTAAACTGATGCATCATAAGGAGTATGACAGACTTTTTAAGTACTAGTACATATATTGATTGTACATATATTTTATATACATATATGTATCATCATTAACTAGATTACATTGAAAATATTAGTAAATAACCAAAAAAAGACTGCGGGGCATAAGATGCATCTAGGAATTGTAGAATATCTGGATTTCTTGTTGAAAGAAACAAAAAAGATCAACCCCACAATACGAAATGTTGCTACCGTAGCCAAAATAATCTCTGAAAACAAATACTTTAAGACAAAGAGTCAGCTAAATAAAAAACTGCCAAAAGCAATGCAATATCCAACATTTAACTTCATACTGAATTATCTGCAAAAAACAAACATGATACAAATCAATCCCGATGGTTCAATAGTATGGATTTATCCAACTAGCCAAAAATTGAAGAAGAGAATTAGAGAGGCAAGACCCCTCTAACGCTCATTTCTTTATTTGATACTTACGTTGCAGGTGGTTCACTAATGGGTTTTGTGCTCAGCCAATCGAAAAAATAATAGCGTCTTAAATGCGATCATAGAAGATGCCAGTCTAATAAGAAATGAATTTTTGAAGCCTCTAAAAATACAGATAGTCGGACTGCAGTCCTTTATGGAACCACGTCACAGGGTTATTTTTCATCAGAATAAAACAATCTAAAGTAGCAGAATATTCAAGGTGCGAAATTGTTGCGGTTTTGAACTTTTTAGTCACAACCATCCCCGGCAGACACTCTTTTAAAACACACACGGACGCAGCAGAGGAGTGCTGAGCCAAAGACTCGTCTTAAGAGAAACGATATCCGTAACTACGAATACCAAATGAGGTGAGTGCAGGGACCAATTAATGTCGGAAATTACTGAAAGCTTTTGCAACGACATAGTAAAACAATATGATTCTAGAAAAATAGCAAGACCGGTCTACGTAATACAAGAACATCATGCGTCAAGATTACACTGGGATTTGAGATTCGAGTTTGACGGAGTATTGAAAAGTTGGGCTTTACCAAAAATACCCCCAACAAAAGAAGGAGAAAAAAGACTGGCAGTGTCGGTTCCTGATCACCCAGTACAATACGCCTTGTTTGAAGGGCAAATTCCAGAGGGAAATTATGGCGCAGGATCAGTGAAAATTTGGGACAGGGGCACGTTTGAGACAGTAGAAAAGGAACCAAAAAAGATGGTCTTGAACATAAAGGGCGAAAAACTCCAAGGAAATTACTGCTTATTGCATTTTAAGCCTCAAGAAAACAATTGGCTGTTTTTCAAGCTAAAGGCTGCATAATTCCAATTTGAAAAAATCACCACAGTGGAGTTTAGCTGTTTACGAAAATCAAACAAGAGAATTGTCAGGTGTCTTATTAACACAAAATCATACTGATTCGTATGCAGGTAAAGGAATTAGCAAAAAAACCGATTGGGATCCTAAAACATTCCACAATGTCAGATGTCATCAAAAAATTACTCGAAAATCACATAAGCAGGCTAGTTGTTCTTGACTCTGGAAATCCTGTTGGAATAATCTCTCAAAAAGATGTTGGATTTTTCTTGTTCAACGACTCTACAAAAGACGGCCTTGACAAGATACCACTTTCTAGTGTTATGAACAACATAGAATACGTTGATGGTGATACAACAGTTGAGAAATGCGCAAAAACACTTGTTGATAAAAAAATCAGCTCATTATGCGTCAAGGAAAACAGCCAATTAGGCATCTTTACAAAGACTGATCTTGCGGTGTATTACTCAAAAAACTATTCGAAAAAACACAAAGTAATTGATTTTATGACCCATGACTACATATCGACTCACAACGCAACTCCGCTTTTTAAGGTGGTAAGAAAAATGCTTGAGCACAAAATCTCAAGAATAATTACTAAAAACCAAAGCGAGCAACCTGTAGGCATACTCTCGTTTAAAGACCTATTCAGAATATCTTTGGAATTGGGCAGTGAAGAAGACGATGAAGGATTCACGTTGTCAGACCAGATAAGGCGGGGATTTTTGTCAGAAAAGGGTTTTGGAAGCATATCATTGGCAAAAGACGTAATGTCTAAAGAAATTCTTACTGTAAAATTCAACGATGATCTCGAGAATGCTTGTAAAATAATGCTAAACAACAATGTGAGTGGCCTTGCAGTTCTTGATGGAAATGATGGTTTTACCGGCATTATCAGCAAAACCGATGTTACAAGAGCATTATCTTCCATGAGTTAAACATAGATTCCTTTTCACAGTACAGATACTTTTCATCAGGACAAACAGGATAGTTTTCCATACAAATGGAATTATGCTAAATGCCAAGCAAAAGATGCACCATATCTAATAATGATTTATGCATAATTTCCACATGGACTGGTTCTTCCTTTTAGTTACACTTGTTCACGAATGCTCAAAACTGCATCCATGATTAGATTTGCAGTCAAGTCGCCATCCAGATGTTTAGCAAAAAACAACATGATTCAAAAAAATCACATCCTTACAATCAGCCTGATTGCAGGACTTGTGCTAGCATCAACGTCAATTCAAGTTCAATCAGAACACATGGAAGAGTCAGTCGCCCCACAAAGATTGGTACATGACATCAAGAGTGGAGACGCGTGGCTCCATTATCCAAAACGCAATACTAGTCGAGTCAGGTCAGATTGCGTACATCATAATCACGATTGCAATCATGGTATACGAGCTAAGAAAGAAACGAAAATAGGGACTTTATTTTACAAACAATACTTCACATCACGAATTGAGGAAACGAACTTGTAGAATCAGATGAGATAACAAGAAACTAAAACGATTTGATGATTTAATAGATCAACACTTAGTCATGCCTAATTGTGAGCACAGTAACGATAATTTGTCTTCATTCACCGACTGATGTCGACGGAGAGCACGTTTGCATCGACTGTGGAGAGGTGCTTGGCTACTCGGAGGTGCAGAGCGTCAACTCTTGGCAGACGCACGATGTCGGCAATTTCAACAAAAACGCAATGAGTTGGACAATACTAAAACTAGCAAACAACCTCAATCTTCCACAGTATGCGACACAGACCATCATGCGGATTTCCCTAAAACTCGTAAAGCGAGGAATAACAAAAAAGAAGGCAATATTTTTTGCAACAACGCATGCGTGCAGAATTCACAAAATACCAAGACTGTTATCTGAAATTTTTTGCGAGTTGGAAAAATCAACCGGAAAGACAACACAAAAATCAGAACAGTCGCTCTTTAAGATGCTCAACAGGATTACAAAAAAAATTGATTCAACGTATCTTTCAATCCAGCCGCCAGACAAAGAATATTATCTTCAGGCATATCTGGCAAAAATTCAGGACGTCATAATAAAAGAAACCAATTCCAAATACTTTGAATTAATCAGGACTCGCTCTGTCCGCAATCTCAGCATGGCAAAATCGGATCCAAGCACCGCAGCAAGAAAGGCAATTTTGTCGTGCACCAGCAGCATACTCCAGTCCAAGGTAAAGCAGATTCTTGCATGATACCATGAAGACAATTCTAGTCCAAATCAAAGATCTTGAGGTAAACCCATGGCAATTTAGGATGATGCCGGAAAAAGATTTTGAGAGTCTGCAAAACAACATACATGCCAACGGATTTGAAACGATTCCACAGCCAATTGTTGCAAAGATCAATAAAAAATACTATATTGTGGACGGGCATGCAAGAATCAGCGCTGCATCAAACGCAGAGATAAAAGAGATCAAATGCGGGCTTGCAGAATGGGTAGTCAACTACCAAGATCTGCGGGTGTGGTCATTTCGTCTAAACAGGCAGGGCTACTCTAACCCGCTTGTCCTATCAGATATGATAAACGAAGACATGCAAATCCTGCACAACATGAGAAACGTTGCAGACATTTACGGGGTAAATGAGGAATACATTTCATCTCTAGTTCAGATCAAAAATCTTCACGACGACACAAAGGCGGTAATCCAGAAAATAATGAACGTTGCAAGGAAGAAATATCAATTTCTTCTAGAGCAGATTAGCCCCGCTCATCTCTCAAGCCTTGCAGAGGTTTCTCCTCAAAAGCAAGTCGAGGTCGTAGACTGGATATTTCACGACATAATGTACGGGCCGACAGACGAATCACTTGTGTCAATACCCAGCATCTACGAGATAATCAATGAAATCGCCAAGGTTCAAAACGAGAAAGAGAAAAAGACATACAAGAAATCAGAAAAAAACAACAGCAAAGATATTCCATTTACATGCAAGTGCGGCGCAAGATATGATGTCGATGCCAAATCCCACATGGTGTACGAGTTTCTGGAGCAAGACAACGTCATAATAAGAAAGCAAGTCAAAACGGAAAAACCATTCCCTGCGTTCTCATCTAACTCATACAGTAAAAAGAAAATGCATGAAATAATCGACAGGTTCTACGATAACGCCGAGCTGAGGATACTGGTATCAAAAAGAGAGTACTATGAGAATTGGCAACGATGAGAGAATAGTTCTCTCACTGCTGAAAAAATATCCGACGCTAACTGAAAA of Candidatus Nitrosotenuis sp. DW1 contains these proteins:
- a CDS encoding ParB/RepB/Spo0J family partition protein, whose product is MKTILVQIKDLEVNPWQFRMMPEKDFESLQNNIHANGFETIPQPIVAKINKKYYIVDGHARISAASNAEIKEIKCGLAEWVVNYQDLRVWSFRLNRQGYSNPLVLSDMINEDMQILHNMRNVADIYGVNEEYISSLVQIKNLHDDTKAVIQKIMNVARKKYQFLLEQISPAHLSSLAEVSPQKQVEVVDWIFHDIMYGPTDESLVSIPSIYEIINEIAKVQNEKEKKTYKKSEKNNSKDIPFTCKCGARYDVDAKSHMVYEFLEQDNVIIRKQVKTEKPFPAFSSNSYSKKKMHEIIDRFYDNAELRILVSKREYYENWQR
- a CDS encoding DNA polymerase ligase N-terminal domain-containing protein produces the protein MSEITESFCNDIVKQYDSRKIARPVYVIQEHHASRLHWDLRFEFDGVLKSWALPKIPPTKEGEKRLAVSVPDHPVQYALFEGQIPEGNYGAGSVKIWDRGTFETVEKEPKKMVLNIKGEKLQGNYCLLHFKPQENNWLFFKLKAA
- a CDS encoding CBS domain-containing protein: MQVKELAKKPIGILKHSTMSDVIKKLLENHISRLVVLDSGNPVGIISQKDVGFFLFNDSTKDGLDKIPLSSVMNNIEYVDGDTTVEKCAKTLVDKKISSLCVKENSQLGIFTKTDLAVYYSKNYSKKHKVIDFMTHDYISTHNATPLFKVVRKMLEHKISRIITKNQSEQPVGILSFKDLFRISLELGSEEDDEGFTLSDQIRRGFLSEKGFGSISLAKDVMSKEILTVKFNDDLENACKIMLNNNVSGLAVLDGNDGFTGIISKTDVTRALSSMS
- a CDS encoding nucleotidyltransferase domain-containing protein; protein product: MLEEYNINQTTLKILSNYLDNYKKSLHLREISREIKVDVKATQLQLKKLERINVLFSTVKGRNKEYTLNLNNITTQYYLMMAETFVSIIYLKKNFLIKKIIGEIGNKIHDPVILFGSFAKSTHTKDSDVDLFIISDKKIKTSITLEAGNLVGREINLKSTNRDRFMNGLRSNDPLIKEVVSNHIILKGIDEFCDIMWNYHVV
- a CDS encoding HEPN domain-containing protein, whose amino-acid sequence is MSYDKKYFKWCASQKKGIRLVKESENLQKAYTKKSNEALKSMDVNAKAGINEWTISTSYYAKYFAIYALLSRIGIKCEIHDCTIALFGHLFGDVIPQTFIQNLKQAKEDRIDAQYYTTEIRIDYSELIRNTKDFVLKIEEIIDSLNPKKILDIRKELKTMCN